One genomic window of Solanum stenotomum isolate F172 chromosome 9, ASM1918654v1, whole genome shotgun sequence includes the following:
- the LOC125875788 gene encoding uncharacterized protein LOC125875788, which yields MEFYHIFGFLSILKESLQLIPKNGKLFALAYFLQILFSSILLSIFNFELKFLFHDIILKASILSTSIDDTFKIMKIFADIKEDFRIFLIIYVAILVSLSLISFLYTIATIILSSNINISLKEFVLKISKAFKYAFITRLYTNMLGIGYFFTVLFLLSPILISSSNIFLFSIGIFVGIISFLFFLYLSIVWILALVISVIEEDCYGFKALAKAERLIKGNRLNGFMLNILFSIISSLLYLCYLKINKPNKGVINQILMYIFLVIISSLFNLLLLVAYTVLYSHCKKNHGEEEVELDGSFEYSKV from the coding sequence atggagttttatcatatttttggtTTTCTCTCAATTCTCAAAGAATCCCTTCAATTAATTccaaaaaatggaaaactattTGCATTAgcatattttcttcaaattctatTTTCTTCCATCCTTTTATCAATCTTTAATTTTGAACTTAAATTCTTGTTCCATGATATTATTTTAAAGGCATCAATTTTGTCTACTTCAATTGATGATACCtttaaaatcatgaaaatttttgCTGATATTAAGGaggattttagaatttttctaattatatatgTTGCAATTCTTGTTAGTCTATCTTTAATCTCTTTTCTATACACAATTGCAACAATTATATTATcatctaatataaatatttctcTCAAAGAATTTGTTTTGAAAATCTCAAAGGCATTTAAATATGCATTTATAACTAGATTATACACAAACATGTTAGGTATTGGTTacttttttactgttttatttttattaagtcCTATTTTAATTTCCTCTAgcaatattttccttttctctatAGGAATTTTTGTTGGAATAATTTCTTTcctattttttctatatttatcaATTGTTTGGATATTGGCTTTAGTTATTTCAGTAATTGAAGAAGATTGTTATGGATTTAAAGCCCTAGCAAAAGCTGAAAGACTCATTAAGGGGAATAGATTAAATGGAtttatgttaaatattttattttctataatttcATCATTATTGTACCTATGTTATTTGAAGATTAATAAACCTAATAAAGGGGTAATTAACCAGATACTTATGTATATATTTCTGGttattatttcttctttgtttaatttgttgttATTAGTGGCATATACTGTGTTATACTCTCATTGCAAGAAGAACCATGGAGAAGAGGAAGTTGAATTGGATGGGAGTTTTGAGTATAGCAAAGTATAA
- the LOC125877654 gene encoding uncharacterized protein LOC125877654 codes for MVFCKFFGFVRILKESIQLIPKNGKIMGLITIFHLLFTSTFFLFFKFTSDSLLRDMFIKESFIPISSINGSSLTSLLSSINQNFKLVLAIDFSLIFSYLFISIFSTNTIILISSISYYNKTLNFKDLGIMIFKSFKRLIFTMFYTTIIVIGYFFFCFSMATPFLATSNLYDFSMVIIFAIFAYIIYLYLSIVWVMALVVSIIEEGTYGVMALGKARKIIKGNEMKGFILNVVFNLLALIIFWGTQIIIKKWNVNKKNSMLILVNGSCLLKVFELVNYTVLYVHCKKEKGDEEVIELQESIEYSKIYNLPLTIDGTN; via the coding sequence ATGGTTTTTTGCAAGTTTTTTGGTTTTGTGAGAATTTTAAAAGAATCCATTCAACTTATtccaaaaaatggaaaaatcatGGGATTAATTAccatttttcatcttcttttcaCCTCaacattctttttatttttcaaattcacCTCTGATTCTTTGTTAAGAGATATGTTTATTAAAGAATCCTTCATTCCTATTTCTAGTATAAATGGTTCTTCACTAACTAGTCTACTTTCTAgtattaaccaaaattttaaacttgttttagcaattgatttttcattaattttttcctatttattcATCTCAATTTTCTCCACCAacacaataattttaatttcttctataTCATACTAtaataaaactttaaatttcAAAGATTTAGGTATCATGATTTTCAAATCATTCAAAAGGCTTATTTTCACAATGTTTTACACCACAATTATTGTTATtggatattttttcttttgtttttccatGGCAACTCCTTTTTTAGCTACCTCTAACTTATATGATTTTTCGATGGTTATTATTTTCGCGATATTCGCGTATATTATTTATCTCTATTTATCGATCGTTTGGGTGATGGCCTTAGTGGTTTCAATTATTGAAGAAGGTACTTATGGAGTTATGGCTCTTGGAAAagctagaaaaataattaagggAAATGAGATGAAAGGGTTTATTTTAAATGTTGTGTTCAATTTATTggctttaattattttttggggtactcaaattattattaaaaaatggaaTGTTAACAAGAAAAATTCAATGTTGATTTTGGTTAATGGTTCTTGTTTATTGAAGGTATTTGAGTTAGTGAATTATACAGTTTTATATGTTCATTGCAAGAAAGAAAAAGGGGATGAAGAGGTAATTGAATTACAAGAAAGTATTGAATATAGCAAGATCTATAATTTACCATTAACTATTGATGGTACAAATTAA